One window from the genome of Flavobacterium agricola encodes:
- the tatC gene encoding twin-arginine translocase subunit TatC: protein MAEEKKFKEMSFLDHLEELRWLLVKSSAAIIIGAIIAFNFTKFIFDTVIFGPKSGDFITYRFFCKIAQKYDFDQSFCMTELPFELQNRTMEGQFAMLIWTSVTVGFIIAFPYILYQIWSFIAPALYDKEKANAKVFIFVSSLLFFIGVAFGYFILTPLSINFLANTSISDMVKNSIDINSYIALVKTTSLATGLVFELPVVIYFLSRFGIVSPEILRDYRRYSIVIILIIAAIVTPPDIISQIIVSIPLLILYEISIYISKFVYKKQEENE, encoded by the coding sequence ATGGCAGAAGAAAAAAAGTTTAAAGAAATGTCCTTTTTGGACCATTTAGAAGAACTTAGATGGTTGTTAGTTAAAAGCTCGGCAGCTATTATTATTGGAGCTATTATAGCTTTTAATTTTACTAAATTTATTTTTGACACGGTTATTTTTGGTCCGAAAAGCGGCGATTTTATTACGTATCGTTTTTTTTGTAAAATAGCTCAAAAATACGATTTTGATCAAAGTTTTTGTATGACCGAATTGCCATTCGAATTACAAAACAGAACCATGGAAGGGCAATTTGCCATGTTAATTTGGACCTCGGTTACCGTTGGTTTTATAATTGCGTTTCCGTACATTTTATATCAAATTTGGAGTTTTATTGCCCCAGCTTTGTACGATAAAGAAAAAGCAAATGCGAAGGTATTTATTTTTGTTTCATCGTTGTTATTTTTTATAGGAGTTGCGTTTGGGTATTTTATATTAACCCCATTATCAATCAACTTTTTAGCCAATACATCTATTAGTGATATGGTAAAAAACTCGATCGATATAAATTCGTACATTGCTTTAGTAAAAACCACATCATTGGCTACGGGCTTGGTATTTGAGCTGCCGGTTGTTATTTATTTCTTATCACGATTTGGCATTGTTTCGCCCGAAATTTTAAGAGATTACCGCCGCTATTCTATCGTAATAATTTTAATTATTGCAGCTATTGTAACACCGCCCGATATAATTAGCCAAATTATAGTTTCAATTCCATTATTAATTTTATACGAAATTTCGATTTACATTTCTAAATTTGTATACAAAAAACAAGAAGAAAATGAGTAA
- a CDS encoding carboxymuconolactone decarboxylase family protein — protein sequence MSNLVQEFNDYRAKMNEKLLNDDNKVIKRIFNLDTNAYMEGALDVKTKELLGLVASAVLRCDDCIKYHLETAYNNNVSKTEMMEAMSIATLVGGTIVIPHLRRAYEFWEALETQNQE from the coding sequence ATGAGTAATCTAGTTCAAGAATTTAATGACTACCGTGCTAAAATGAACGAAAAGTTATTAAACGACGACAATAAAGTAATTAAAAGAATATTTAATTTAGATACAAACGCATACATGGAAGGTGCGTTAGATGTTAAAACTAAAGAACTTTTAGGTTTAGTTGCATCTGCCGTATTACGTTGTGACGATTGTATTAAATACCATTTAGAAACGGCTTACAACAACAACGTTTCTAAAACCGAAATGATGGAAGCAATGAGCATTGCAACATTAGTTGGTGGTACTATTGTTATTCCGCATTTACGCCGTGCGTATGAATTTTGGGAAGCATTAGAAACTCAGAATCAAGAATAA
- the lptB gene encoding LPS export ABC transporter ATP-binding protein: MKLRAENLIKTYKGRSVVKGISVEVNQGEIVGLLGPNGAGKTTSFYMIVGLVKPNSGNIYLDDLNITDYPMYKRAQHGIGYLAQEASVFRKLSIEDNILSVLQLTKLSKKEQEAKMESLIDEFSLQHIRTNRGDLLSGGERRRTEIARCLATDPKFILLDEPFAGVDPVAVEDIQRIVAKLKNKNIGILITDHNVQETLAITDKTYLMFEGGILKAGIPEDLASDEMVRKVYLGQNFELRKTKITFE; encoded by the coding sequence ATGAAGTTAAGAGCCGAAAATTTAATTAAAACATACAAAGGTAGATCGGTTGTAAAAGGCATTTCGGTTGAAGTAAACCAAGGTGAAATTGTTGGATTACTTGGCCCAAACGGTGCCGGAAAAACAACCTCGTTTTACATGATTGTAGGTTTAGTAAAACCAAACAGTGGTAATATTTATTTAGATGATTTAAATATTACAGATTACCCAATGTACAAACGGGCACAACACGGTATTGGATATTTAGCTCAAGAAGCTTCGGTATTCAGAAAATTAAGTATTGAAGATAATATTTTAAGCGTTTTACAGCTTACAAAATTATCTAAAAAGGAACAAGAAGCTAAAATGGAATCGCTGATTGATGAGTTTTCATTACAGCACATTCGTACCAACCGCGGCGATTTACTTTCTGGTGGCGAACGCCGCCGAACAGAAATTGCACGTTGTTTAGCTACTGATCCAAAATTTATTTTACTTGACGAACCTTTTGCTGGGGTTGACCCAGTTGCGGTAGAAGATATTCAGCGCATTGTTGCCAAGTTAAAAAATAAAAACATTGGTATTTTAATTACCGACCACAACGTACAAGAAACTTTAGCTATTACAGATAAAACCTATTTGATGTTTGAAGGTGGTATTTTAAAGGCCGGAATTCCGGAAGATTTAGCTAGCGACGAAATGGTTCGTAAAGTTTACCTAGGTCAAAACTTTGAATTACGTAAAACAAAAATTACGTTTGAATAA
- a CDS encoding GH25 family lysozyme — protein MKNKKPKPKNTKKELGTSQAFFYFAFVFVGLVLAVFVLHYRHGIQLYLCLNHKTFCESITTNSGIRFDPDGACKAIEPRKISAYNIRNLELLNRHEGDYIFGIDVSQYQDKITWDLVSCIEDVEPISFVIVRATAGANKKDAAFKTNWQMAKEHNFIRGAYHYYRPDEDPKLQAANFIKTVTLQQHDFPPILDVEALPKKITRAQFIQNIKTWMDLVEKHYKQKTILYSGQNFHESYLESHFPNHVLWIANYNFFTENMKPNWHFWQFTEKGYVNGIKGAVDVNVFNGNQQRLDSLLIK, from the coding sequence ATGAAAAATAAAAAACCAAAACCAAAAAACACAAAAAAAGAGCTTGGCACATCCCAAGCTTTTTTTTATTTCGCATTTGTTTTTGTAGGGCTTGTGCTAGCAGTTTTTGTGCTGCATTACCGACACGGCATTCAGTTGTATTTGTGTTTAAATCACAAAACTTTTTGTGAAAGTATTACAACCAATTCGGGCATTCGGTTTGATCCAGATGGTGCTTGTAAAGCCATTGAACCACGTAAAATTAGTGCGTATAATATTCGAAATTTAGAATTATTAAACCGCCACGAAGGTGATTATATTTTTGGGATTGATGTTTCACAATACCAAGATAAAATTACTTGGGATTTGGTTTCGTGCATTGAAGATGTTGAACCGATAAGTTTTGTAATTGTTAGAGCAACTGCAGGAGCTAATAAAAAAGATGCTGCCTTTAAAACGAATTGGCAAATGGCTAAGGAACATAATTTTATACGCGGAGCGTACCATTATTACCGCCCGGACGAAGATCCTAAGTTGCAAGCAGCCAATTTTATAAAAACCGTTACCTTACAACAGCATGATTTTCCGCCAATTTTAGATGTTGAAGCTTTACCTAAAAAAATTACCCGGGCACAATTTATTCAAAATATTAAAACTTGGATGGATTTGGTAGAAAAGCATTACAAGCAAAAAACAATTTTATATTCTGGGCAAAATTTTCATGAAAGTTATTTAGAAAGTCATTTTCCGAATCATGTTTTATGGATTGCGAATTATAATTTTTTTACTGAGAATATGAAACCCAATTGGCATTTTTGGCAGTTTACTGAAAAAGGTTATGTAAACGGCATTAAAGGTGCGGTTGATGTAAATGTTTTTAATGGCAACCAACAAAGGTTAGATTCTTTACTTATAAAATAA
- a CDS encoding CDP-alcohol phosphatidyltransferase family protein yields MKKHIPNFLTFLNLSAGLLALVHAFNGNYNEAFSLVCLGIFFDFWDGFFARKFNVSGDLGLQLDSMADMVTSGVVPGLVMYKMFADIQENQEMYNLTEETWFMGAVPYIGFLITLGSAYRLAKFNIDTRQTDSFIGLPTPANALFILSLPMILFQNQFQWVSDIISNPYFLVIISVLSAYILNAEIPLFSLKIKNFTFQKYKLQVGFLVASVILLFALQYLAIPLIILLYIFLSLLVKPKAAI; encoded by the coding sequence ATTAAAAAACACATTCCAAATTTTCTTACTTTTTTAAACCTTTCTGCTGGTTTATTAGCTTTAGTTCATGCTTTTAACGGAAATTATAATGAAGCATTTTCTTTAGTTTGTTTAGGAATTTTCTTTGATTTCTGGGACGGATTTTTTGCACGCAAATTTAACGTTTCTGGCGATTTAGGTTTACAACTTGATTCAATGGCCGATATGGTTACGTCTGGCGTTGTGCCCGGTTTGGTAATGTATAAAATGTTTGCAGACATTCAGGAAAACCAAGAAATGTACAATTTAACAGAAGAAACTTGGTTTATGGGGGCAGTACCTTACATCGGATTTTTAATTACTTTAGGTTCGGCTTACCGTTTAGCTAAGTTTAATATTGATACGCGTCAAACCGATTCGTTTATTGGTTTACCAACGCCAGCAAATGCTTTGTTTATTTTAAGTTTACCTATGATTTTGTTTCAAAACCAATTTCAATGGGTTTCAGACATCATTTCTAATCCGTATTTTTTAGTCATTATTTCAGTTTTAAGTGCTTATATTTTAAATGCAGAAATTCCTTTATTCTCATTAAAAATTAAAAACTTTACCTTTCAGAAATATAAATTACAGGTTGGCTTTTTAGTTGCATCCGTAATCTTATTGTTTGCCTTGCAATATTTAGCTATTCCGTTAATTATATTATTGTATATCTTTTTATCTTTATTGGTAAAACCAAAGGCTGCTATTTAG
- a CDS encoding DUF4105 domain-containing protein, whose amino-acid sequence MNKAKKLFLFVAFFMLNLAVQAQKIELSPQAEISILTCGTSNELHSLFGHTGIRIKDKSKHIDWVYNFGAFDFRAPNFYGKFLKGDLLYFIGKDDFNSFLFNYQAENRSVWEQPLQITQQQKQAIFDELTSTYGTEKALYTYKFIDKNCTTLAVNLIANNTGIDFNLQLPDAENLSNREILNTYLKNDYLVGMGINLLFGIKTDQTFNHIFLPEQFLTSIASTTINNKKISDETILHFEATPTNHSQLIVILAITGICIIIGLLSYNKSVALLTYALVGLLSLFLFGMQLYSFHSEVHFNYNLLLINPLFLVAGYLLATNQLKKYKALLQVLLVCLVLYVIMVVYNGYLFMVFPVTLAVFITLLIQIQLHKKIQP is encoded by the coding sequence ATGAATAAAGCAAAAAAACTTTTTTTATTTGTTGCATTTTTTATGCTTAACCTTGCTGTACAAGCGCAAAAAATTGAGTTATCCCCGCAAGCAGAAATAAGCATTTTAACCTGCGGAACCAGCAACGAATTGCATTCGTTGTTTGGGCACACGGGCATACGTATAAAAGATAAGTCCAAACATATTGATTGGGTTTATAACTTTGGTGCTTTTGATTTTAGGGCACCTAATTTTTATGGAAAGTTTTTAAAAGGCGATTTATTATATTTTATTGGTAAAGATGATTTTAATAGTTTTTTATTTAATTACCAAGCAGAGAATCGTAGCGTTTGGGAGCAGCCCTTACAAATTACCCAACAACAAAAACAAGCTATTTTTGATGAGTTAACGTCAACTTACGGAACAGAAAAAGCTTTGTACACCTATAAATTTATTGACAAAAACTGCACAACTTTAGCTGTAAATTTAATAGCGAATAACACTGGAATTGATTTTAACTTGCAATTACCCGACGCAGAGAACTTAAGCAATCGGGAAATTTTAAACACCTATTTAAAAAACGATTATTTGGTTGGCATGGGTATTAATTTACTTTTTGGGATAAAAACAGATCAAACTTTTAATCATATATTTTTGCCGGAACAATTTTTAACTTCAATAGCTTCTACAACTATTAACAATAAAAAAATAAGTGATGAAACTATTTTACATTTTGAGGCAACACCGACAAATCATTCACAACTTATTGTAATTCTTGCTATTACTGGCATTTGTATTATAATAGGTTTATTATCTTACAACAAATCTGTTGCATTATTAACTTACGCGTTAGTTGGTTTATTAAGCTTGTTTTTATTTGGTATGCAATTGTATTCGTTTCATAGCGAAGTACATTTTAATTACAATTTGCTTTTAATAAATCCTTTATTTTTAGTTGCTGGATATTTATTGGCAACAAATCAATTAAAAAAATACAAAGCCCTTTTACAAGTTCTATTAGTTTGTTTAGTTCTGTACGTAATTATGGTGGTTTATAACGGATATTTATTTATGGTATTTCCAGTTACTTTAGCTGTTTTTATAACCTTACTGATACAAATTCAATTACATAAAAAAATCCAGCCTTAA
- a CDS encoding sugar transferase — MKKSTNIHFEISERKILLRFLDVSIILLFIYLTSHFVDVSYFKNIFAAPISILVLVFYILFCCTLFEMYNLQVAANQPRILKEVVVSSITIVVLYISTPIITPVLPNKRIEILLFFSIVFLSLTAWRLFYLKFLTAVRFQKNVIFVGHSQRLLELATELEKADPHYKVKGFLITDNEPITDASEIQQLNINEVKNFVNTNHIVEVVIIDKEKVAIDPIFITTLLEALESGIVVREFDEVYETATYRLPILDSDQKFFTYFPYGRSNSNRFYLFTVRFFDILFALIGLVILLCILPFVMLINLFANKGPLFYKQERVGQYGIPFKVFKLRSMVVDAEKNGAQFAQKNDRRITPFGRFIRKSRLDEVPQFINVLKGEMSVIGPRPERLVFVDQISELVPLYKTRHVIKPGLTGWAQVKFNYGSTINDSLIKLQYDLYYIKNRSLALDINIIIKTLNTVLLFKGQ, encoded by the coding sequence ATGAAAAAAAGTACAAATATCCATTTCGAAATCTCAGAGCGTAAAATTCTTTTGAGATTTTTAGATGTCTCTATTATTCTTTTATTTATTTATTTAACAAGTCATTTTGTTGACGTTAGCTATTTCAAAAATATATTTGCAGCGCCAATATCTATATTGGTTCTAGTTTTTTATATTTTGTTTTGTTGCACATTGTTCGAAATGTATAACCTGCAAGTAGCAGCTAATCAGCCTCGAATTTTAAAAGAAGTTGTTGTTAGTAGCATAACAATTGTCGTACTTTATATTAGCACGCCAATTATAACACCTGTATTACCTAATAAACGAATAGAAATTTTATTATTCTTTTCTATTGTTTTTTTATCCTTAACCGCTTGGCGTTTATTTTATCTTAAATTTCTTACCGCTGTTCGTTTCCAAAAAAATGTGATTTTTGTCGGACATTCTCAACGTTTATTAGAATTGGCTACCGAATTAGAAAAAGCTGATCCGCATTATAAAGTAAAAGGATTTTTGATTACCGATAATGAACCTATAACAGATGCTAGTGAAATTCAACAATTAAATATAAATGAAGTTAAAAATTTTGTAAACACAAATCATATTGTTGAGGTTGTTATTATAGATAAAGAAAAAGTAGCTATTGATCCAATTTTTATAACAACGTTATTAGAAGCATTGGAAAGTGGAATTGTAGTACGCGAATTTGATGAGGTTTACGAAACCGCTACCTATCGGTTACCAATTTTAGACTCAGATCAAAAGTTTTTCACCTATTTCCCATACGGGCGAAGCAATTCTAACCGATTTTATTTATTTACAGTACGTTTTTTTGATATATTATTTGCCTTAATTGGCCTTGTAATATTATTGTGTATTTTGCCATTTGTAATGCTAATTAATTTATTTGCAAATAAAGGCCCATTATTTTACAAACAAGAACGAGTGGGGCAGTATGGTATTCCATTTAAGGTTTTTAAATTACGCTCAATGGTTGTTGATGCCGAAAAAAATGGAGCGCAATTCGCTCAAAAAAATGATCGTAGAATTACGCCTTTTGGTCGTTTTATTAGAAAATCAAGATTAGACGAAGTACCACAATTTATTAATGTATTAAAAGGAGAAATGTCGGTTATTGGGCCACGTCCAGAACGTCTGGTTTTTGTGGATCAGATATCAGAATTGGTACCGTTGTATAAAACCAGACACGTAATAAAACCAGGATTAACCGGATGGGCACAAGTAAAATTTAATTATGGCTCTACAATAAACGATAGCCTTATCAAGCTGCAATACGATTTGTATTATATTAAAAACCGAAGTTTAGCTTTAGATATTAACATTATTATAAAAACATTAAATACCGTGCTCCTTTTTAAAGGGCAATAA
- a CDS encoding glycosyltransferase family 4 protein, translated as MKIVYIGNKLQAKGFTPTSVETLGNFLISEGYNVKRYSDIRNPFFRFLNMQFGIFFNNHVNCVIIDTYSSKAFWFAFFSSLSSIITNKKYILCLRGGNLPMRLNKNPKLCNWMFSNSFRNISPSGYLLQEFEKKGYKNLTLIPNTIEIENYSFLPRTLSSPKVLWVRSFAEIYNPLLAVDVLIELKKIYPEAELCMVGPEKDGSLIKVKQYAADNNVEVSFPGKLSKKEWFKLSENYNIFLNTTNFDNTPVSVMEAMALGLPVVSTNVSGLPFLIQTDKDGILVEPNNSSLMVQAIDKLVKDKSLYKKIQLNARKKAETWDWQVIKNDWNKLLEQLK; from the coding sequence ATGAAAATAGTTTACATAGGAAACAAATTACAAGCTAAGGGCTTTACCCCAACTAGTGTTGAAACTTTAGGAAATTTTCTTATATCTGAAGGTTATAACGTTAAACGTTATTCAGACATCAGAAATCCCTTTTTTAGATTTTTAAACATGCAATTTGGGATTTTTTTTAACAATCATGTTAATTGTGTTATTATAGATACATATAGCTCAAAGGCCTTCTGGTTTGCATTTTTTTCGTCATTATCATCTATTATTACAAATAAGAAATATATCTTATGTTTAAGAGGCGGAAATCTTCCAATGCGATTAAATAAAAACCCAAAACTATGTAATTGGATGTTTTCTAATAGTTTTAGAAATATTTCTCCTTCAGGATACTTACTCCAAGAGTTTGAAAAAAAAGGATATAAAAATTTAACGTTAATACCCAATACTATTGAAATAGAAAATTATTCTTTTCTTCCAAGAACCTTAAGCTCACCTAAAGTTTTATGGGTAAGATCTTTTGCAGAAATTTATAATCCTTTATTAGCAGTAGATGTATTGATTGAGTTAAAAAAAATATATCCAGAAGCGGAGCTTTGCATGGTTGGACCTGAAAAGGATGGAAGTTTAATTAAGGTAAAACAATATGCTGCTGATAATAACGTTGAAGTATCATTCCCTGGAAAACTAAGTAAGAAAGAATGGTTTAAATTGTCAGAGAATTATAATATTTTTTTGAATACTACAAACTTCGATAACACCCCAGTAAGTGTTATGGAAGCTATGGCATTGGGATTACCAGTTGTTTCAACAAATGTTAGTGGTTTACCTTTTTTAATTCAAACAGATAAGGATGGTATTCTTGTTGAACCTAATAATAGTTCTCTTATGGTACAGGCAATTGATAAACTTGTTAAAGATAAATCTCTATATAAAAAAATTCAATTAAATGCTCGAAAAAAGGCCGAAACCTGGGATTGGCAAGTAATAAAAAATGACTGGAATAAGTTATTAGAACAATTAAAATAA
- a CDS encoding O-antigen ligase family protein, whose protein sequence is MILVFIGILFIYTNEKTKFRILVFSFISIIGFLLFWGFVSYTTDGLIVKRYNNQDAIGREKISKLSGRETLIESEWDMFLENPILGVGVGRNSEIRLEELGIRAASHNEITRLLAEHGSLGIIYLFIIIVLPFVVWYNNRQHLLLIPFFIFWILTINHAAMRMAAPAFIYSLCLLNVIINFEKKTKNENSLHRKQITS, encoded by the coding sequence ATGATTCTTGTTTTCATTGGAATTTTATTTATTTATACTAATGAAAAAACTAAGTTTAGAATATTAGTATTTTCATTTATTAGCATAATTGGTTTTCTTTTGTTCTGGGGGTTTGTTTCATATACAACAGACGGTTTAATTGTTAAAAGATATAATAATCAAGATGCGATTGGAAGAGAAAAGATAAGTAAACTATCTGGTCGTGAAACTTTAATAGAGTCTGAGTGGGATATGTTTTTAGAAAATCCTATTTTAGGCGTTGGCGTTGGAAGAAATTCTGAGATTCGTTTAGAAGAATTAGGTATTAGAGCAGCAAGTCATAATGAAATTACTCGTTTATTAGCCGAACATGGGTCTTTAGGGATTATTTACTTATTCATTATAATTGTCTTGCCTTTTGTTGTTTGGTACAATAATAGACAGCACCTTTTATTAATTCCTTTTTTTATATTTTGGATATTAACTATTAATCATGCAGCAATGAGAATGGCTGCTCCTGCATTCATATATTCACTATGCTTATTAAATGTCATAATTAATTTTGAGAAAAAAACTAAAAATGAAAATAGTTTACATAGGAAACAAATTACAAGCTAA
- a CDS encoding glycosyltransferase, protein MRIVQLIDSLHPGGAEKMAVNYANELANHIEESHIIITNQSGALADQVHANVKCKIFKRNKFNLFLIIVNLLIYLKKHKITAIQAHSSSYKWAKIIRTIYPNIAFYWHDHNGNRLDWDEVENKKIIQASKYFTGTIACNKTLLTWAANNLLTDKTIYLPNFVSVNSEIKVTTLFGDNEKRIVCLANFRNPKNHSFLVQCFIDSEISKLGWSLHLVGNTYNDAYFNEVKNIMDAHDESSVFIYGLCSDIFNILNQAQVGILVSSYEGFPVSVLEYGLTGLCPIVSNVGFMPELVHHLKTGYVIENNNSKQLIEAFKSLPVSDQWKNLAENFNKQIITNYAASKIITIFLKQLNE, encoded by the coding sequence ATGAGAATTGTACAATTAATTGATAGCTTGCATCCAGGTGGTGCCGAAAAAATGGCTGTTAATTATGCTAATGAATTAGCTAATCATATCGAGGAATCGCACATAATAATAACCAATCAATCAGGTGCGTTAGCTGATCAAGTACATGCTAATGTTAAGTGTAAAATATTTAAGCGTAATAAATTTAATCTTTTTTTAATTATTGTTAATCTTTTAATTTATTTAAAAAAGCATAAAATTACTGCTATTCAGGCACATAGTTCTTCTTATAAATGGGCAAAAATAATTAGAACGATTTATCCAAACATAGCTTTCTATTGGCACGATCATAACGGTAATAGATTAGATTGGGATGAAGTCGAAAATAAAAAAATTATTCAAGCTTCAAAATACTTTACTGGTACTATTGCGTGTAATAAAACGTTACTTACATGGGCAGCGAATAATTTACTAACAGATAAAACAATATATTTACCAAACTTTGTTTCGGTTAATTCTGAGATAAAAGTCACAACTTTATTTGGTGATAACGAAAAACGAATAGTTTGTTTAGCAAATTTTAGAAATCCTAAAAATCATTCATTTTTAGTACAATGTTTTATTGACTCAGAAATTTCAAAGTTGGGTTGGTCTTTGCATTTAGTAGGGAATACATACAATGATGCTTATTTTAATGAGGTGAAAAATATAATGGATGCTCATGATGAAAGCTCAGTGTTTATTTATGGACTTTGTAGCGATATTTTTAACATTTTGAATCAAGCTCAAGTTGGTATTCTTGTTTCAAGTTACGAAGGATTTCCTGTTTCGGTTTTAGAATACGGATTAACCGGATTGTGTCCAATTGTTTCGAACGTTGGATTTATGCCAGAATTAGTTCATCATTTAAAAACCGGCTATGTTATTGAAAACAATAATTCTAAACAATTAATAGAAGCTTTTAAGAGTTTACCAGTGTCAGATCAATGGAAAAATCTAGCAGAAAATTTTAATAAACAAATTATTACTAATTATGCTGCGAGCAAGATTATAACAATTTTTTTAAAACAATTAAATGAGTAA
- a CDS encoding glycosyltransferase family 4 protein, whose amino-acid sequence MKFTIFSHVNHVKKQNKIYGYAPYIREMNLWIKNLDSVEVVANLSNRDCTAIDLAYEHKNISFTSLPAFNLLSFKSKVKFLAQFPGMLYTIYKAMKAADHIHLRCPGNVGLLACFVQIFFPNKPKTAKYAGNWDPNANQPFSYKLQKWILNNTFLTKNMQVLVYGNWPNTSQNIIPFFTATYTEQDAVLALNKPAKKIETDSTSIKFLFVGTLSSGKRPLYALQLFHKLLQKKSNLELHFYGEGSERNVLEQYITKNHLQNNVYLHGNQQKEVVEKAYQESHFLILASKSEGWPKVVAEAMFWGCIPLTTSVSCVHQMIGNGERGVLLHLDLDSDYKQVADLLTDSVRYAEMSKKAKIWSTQYTLDKFDDEIQKLLSKSKSL is encoded by the coding sequence ATGAAATTTACAATATTTAGTCATGTTAATCATGTAAAAAAACAAAACAAAATTTATGGTTACGCACCATATATTCGAGAAATGAATTTATGGATTAAAAACCTGGATTCTGTTGAGGTAGTTGCAAATCTGTCTAATCGAGATTGCACAGCAATAGATTTGGCTTATGAGCATAAAAATATTTCATTTACAAGTTTGCCTGCTTTTAATTTATTAAGCTTTAAATCAAAAGTAAAGTTTCTCGCGCAATTTCCTGGAATGCTTTATACTATTTATAAAGCCATGAAAGCAGCAGATCATATTCATTTGCGTTGCCCAGGTAATGTTGGATTATTAGCTTGTTTTGTTCAAATTTTTTTTCCAAACAAACCCAAAACGGCTAAATATGCTGGAAATTGGGATCCTAATGCCAACCAACCTTTTAGTTATAAACTGCAAAAATGGATTTTAAACAATACATTTTTAACTAAAAATATGCAGGTTTTGGTTTATGGAAATTGGCCTAACACAAGCCAAAACATAATTCCTTTTTTTACCGCAACTTACACTGAGCAAGATGCTGTTTTAGCATTAAATAAACCTGCTAAAAAAATAGAAACCGATTCAACTTCTATAAAGTTTTTATTTGTAGGAACATTAAGTTCAGGAAAAAGGCCGTTATATGCCTTACAACTTTTTCATAAACTACTTCAAAAAAAATCTAATTTAGAATTACATTTTTATGGAGAAGGTTCAGAAAGGAACGTTTTAGAACAATATATAACAAAAAATCACCTACAAAATAATGTTTATTTACATGGAAATCAGCAAAAAGAAGTAGTTGAAAAAGCATATCAAGAATCTCATTTTTTAATCCTTGCTTCAAAATCTGAAGGTTGGCCAAAAGTTGTTGCCGAAGCCATGTTTTGGGGCTGCATTCCGTTAACTACATCGGTTTCTTGTGTGCATCAAATGATTGGCAATGGTGAGCGTGGTGTTTTGTTGCATTTGGATTTAGATTCAGATTATAAGCAGGTTGCTGATTTACTTACTGACTCAGTTCGATATGCTGAAATGAGTAAAAAAGCCAAAATATGGTCAACCCAATATACGTTAGATAAGTTTGATGATGAAATTCAAAAATTGTTATCAAAAAGTAAATCTTTATAA